A single genomic interval of Lewinellaceae bacterium harbors:
- a CDS encoding T9SS type A sorting domain-containing protein has product MVTLTAGGGLAAIGSTGGSGGTPIAGTNLHSGGSGANGTGIIGGGGGGSATSISNGGNATGSTGGTGEGNGGNGGTVNNQGGQSGVAPGGGGGGKANGTGISGSGAAGRIIITVDQALPISLLSFSGEAQGHHINLSWSTATEINNDYMAVERSADGINFSEIGRVNGAGTSYDVHRYHFTDAAPVNGLNYYRLRQVDIDGVGSYHKIISVEMDALRPGIQVKAYPNPTSDFLSLSWDSHAEPTLIRVFDMTGKEQMHRVTAAGLTQYSLPVSQLSNGTYVLQVQHGNINEVIRFQKY; this is encoded by the coding sequence ATGGTAACATTAACAGCAGGAGGAGGACTAGCAGCAATTGGGTCCACTGGAGGATCAGGAGGTACCCCGATTGCAGGTACTAATCTACATTCTGGAGGTAGCGGTGCAAATGGAACCGGAATTATAGGTGGAGGTGGAGGTGGCTCAGCAACTTCCATTTCAAATGGAGGTAATGCAACTGGCTCAACTGGAGGTACAGGAGAAGGAAATGGTGGAAATGGAGGGACCGTGAATAATCAAGGTGGCCAATCGGGAGTTGCACCTGGAGGTGGGGGAGGAGGTAAGGCAAATGGAACCGGAATCTCAGGATCTGGAGCTGCAGGCAGAATAATTATCACTGTCGATCAGGCTCTTCCCATCTCACTTTTATCTTTTTCAGGCGAAGCACAGGGACATCACATCAATCTATCCTGGAGTACCGCCACAGAGATCAACAACGACTACATGGCTGTAGAGCGCAGCGCGGATGGCATCAATTTCAGTGAGATAGGTCGCGTAAATGGTGCAGGAACTAGCTATGATGTGCATCGCTATCACTTCACCGATGCAGCTCCCGTCAATGGATTGAACTATTACCGGTTGCGACAGGTCGACATCGATGGTGTCGGTAGCTACCATAAAATCATTTCCGTTGAAATGGATGCATTACGGCCTGGTATCCAGGTGAAAGCCTATCCGAACCCCACCAGTGATTTCCTGTCCCTGAGTTGGGATAGCCATGCTGAACCGACCCTGATCCGGGTCTTCGATATGACTGGAAAGGAACAAATGCACCGGGTGACTGCAGCTGGATTGACACAGTATTCTTTACCGGTTTCACAACTATCCAATGGAACCTATGTACTGCAGGTACAACATGGAAATATCAATGAAGTGATTCGCTTCCAGAAATACTAA
- a CDS encoding bifunctional YncE family protein/alkaline phosphatase family protein, translated as MRLVPFVLLIILLQSCTQRSPVWIIQAPAGDEFTHKEMSGEAILPNGRIVRPAGSWIETAPHPYGLVLSPDNRFAVTANSGTTPLSITIIKDPFTDHPRVSQIPEGANTDRGVLASVFMGLAIDPASKYVYVSGGQTNLVYLFDLETGQKMDSISCMTSEQTKDGYLGDLVLSADGNTLYIVDQIGFRMVILDTKDKKVIGEVPVGRYPFGICLSSDGLKAYVANVGMYQYNLLPGIDPSNVDSTAWEFPPYEYLSEESLKGYYTKDSVWVPGLGDPNVAESFSVFTVDVQNPAAPVVIQKTKTGNRVGALIEDIPAVGGSSPNSLVATNDYVFVSNGNNDNISVLSPASDTVVKTIYLKPDSRLSSFRGVIPFGLALSPDQKRLYVAESGINAIAVIDVATLEVLGHIPTAWFPSKLKVSADNSHLIIANAKGFGAGPNGGEHFTSGPEGTYVGNLMKGNVQMVAIPDETTLKSMTAEVVSNNWSFMQSNDSQFAGRKDNPIPLYPGEKSSPIRHIVFISKENRTYDEIFGQIKRATGDPSLARYGAGVSFTNREKEDTVHDATVMPNHLQLARAYAFADNFYVDSDHSADGHRWLVNTYPNEWTETCTSASYGGNRSFKSGSKAPGIFAMNGAAGAIYPEDYNEAGSMWDHLLRNEVSFYNFGFSIMFEPGIYSPDFKYQGIRHIINYPLPQGLYDRTSRVFPSYNMAIPDQFRVDQFKSEFNRMWVDGSDTMPSFVTLIIPNDHGAGERPEAGYPYRESYMSDNDLAVGRTVEFLTQTPYWKNMLIVITEDDSQNGVDHIDAHRSVLMLISPYIKRQYTGHTHVSFGSIFKTFWNILGLPYLNQYDAGSTDLADFFTGNPDYTPYEALPVDVRVFDPQKALDPFDEHFDWRAVKESPELDDVDDFLEDAKEDPAWRQNQ; from the coding sequence ATGCGACTCGTACCATTTGTGCTCCTAATCATCTTGCTTCAGTCCTGTACACAGCGCTCTCCGGTATGGATAATCCAGGCACCTGCCGGTGATGAATTCACCCATAAGGAGATGTCCGGAGAGGCAATTCTCCCCAATGGTCGCATCGTGCGGCCAGCAGGATCCTGGATAGAGACTGCTCCACATCCCTATGGACTGGTCCTTAGCCCGGACAATCGTTTCGCCGTCACGGCCAATTCCGGAACCACCCCTCTTTCGATCACAATTATTAAGGATCCGTTCACGGACCACCCCCGGGTGTCCCAAATTCCTGAAGGAGCTAACACGGACCGGGGTGTACTGGCATCTGTTTTCATGGGCCTGGCCATCGATCCGGCGTCCAAATACGTCTATGTTTCCGGCGGACAGACCAATTTGGTCTATCTATTCGACCTGGAAACAGGCCAAAAAATGGATAGCATCTCATGTATGACTTCGGAACAAACGAAAGATGGTTACCTCGGAGATTTGGTACTTTCAGCAGATGGCAATACGCTATACATTGTGGATCAAATCGGTTTTCGCATGGTCATCCTGGATACGAAGGATAAGAAGGTCATCGGTGAAGTTCCGGTCGGTCGCTATCCATTTGGAATCTGTTTATCCAGCGATGGTTTAAAAGCTTACGTCGCCAATGTGGGTATGTATCAATACAATCTACTGCCCGGGATTGATCCTTCAAATGTCGATTCGACCGCCTGGGAGTTTCCTCCCTACGAATACCTGAGTGAGGAATCGCTGAAAGGATATTATACGAAGGATAGTGTGTGGGTGCCCGGCCTGGGCGACCCGAATGTTGCAGAATCTTTTTCTGTATTCACCGTAGATGTCCAAAACCCAGCCGCTCCCGTAGTAATCCAAAAGACGAAAACTGGTAATCGTGTTGGAGCATTGATTGAAGATATCCCTGCCGTAGGAGGTTCCAGCCCGAACTCCCTGGTTGCAACCAATGATTATGTATTCGTATCAAATGGTAATAACGATAACATTTCGGTGTTATCGCCCGCTTCCGACACCGTGGTTAAAACCATCTACCTTAAACCGGACTCCAGGCTTTCATCTTTCCGGGGAGTCATTCCCTTCGGACTGGCATTATCCCCCGACCAAAAAAGGCTGTACGTGGCAGAAAGTGGTATCAATGCCATTGCAGTCATTGATGTTGCTACTCTGGAAGTATTGGGCCATATCCCAACAGCCTGGTTCCCATCCAAATTAAAAGTGAGTGCAGACAATAGCCATCTCATCATCGCCAATGCCAAAGGATTTGGTGCAGGCCCCAATGGAGGTGAGCATTTCACTTCCGGTCCAGAGGGCACCTATGTTGGCAATTTAATGAAGGGCAACGTTCAAATGGTAGCGATCCCGGATGAAACGACGCTGAAATCCATGACAGCTGAAGTCGTTTCAAACAACTGGTCATTCATGCAATCCAATGACTCGCAATTTGCCGGTAGAAAGGATAATCCAATCCCCTTGTATCCGGGCGAAAAATCGTCACCTATCCGGCACATCGTGTTTATATCTAAAGAAAACCGCACCTACGATGAGATATTCGGCCAGATCAAAAGGGCAACCGGCGATCCATCTCTGGCCAGGTACGGGGCCGGGGTCAGCTTCACCAACCGGGAGAAAGAGGACACGGTGCATGATGCCACAGTTATGCCCAATCACCTGCAACTGGCCAGAGCTTATGCCTTTGCCGATAATTTTTATGTAGATTCTGATCATTCTGCTGATGGCCACCGGTGGCTGGTGAATACCTATCCGAATGAATGGACCGAAACCTGTACCTCTGCTTCCTATGGCGGAAACCGGAGCTTTAAATCCGGTTCAAAAGCACCTGGCATCTTCGCAATGAATGGTGCTGCCGGAGCCATCTATCCGGAAGACTACAATGAGGCTGGTTCGATGTGGGATCATTTATTACGGAATGAAGTATCCTTCTACAATTTTGGATTCAGTATCATGTTTGAACCGGGCATTTATAGTCCCGACTTCAAATACCAGGGCATCCGGCACATCATCAACTATCCATTACCTCAGGGTCTGTACGACCGCACCAGTCGCGTTTTTCCATCCTACAATATGGCCATACCAGATCAATTCCGGGTTGATCAGTTCAAAAGTGAGTTTAACCGGATGTGGGTCGATGGTTCGGACACCATGCCTTCATTCGTTACACTGATCATTCCTAACGATCACGGAGCTGGAGAGCGTCCTGAAGCTGGTTATCCTTACCGGGAGAGTTATATGTCGGACAATGACCTCGCAGTTGGTCGTACGGTAGAATTCCTCACTCAAACTCCGTACTGGAAAAACATGCTGATCGTGATCACGGAAGATGACAGTCAGAACGGAGTGGATCATATTGATGCTCATCGCAGCGTACTGATGTTAATCTCCCCATATATCAAGCGCCAGTATACCGGTCATACCCACGTGAGTTTCGGCAGTATTTTCAAGACTTTCTGGAATATTCTTGGCCTGCCCTATCTGAACCAATACGATGCCGGCTCCACGGACCTGGCAGATTTTTTCACCGGGAATCCGGACTACACGCCTTATGAAGCGCTACCGGTGGATGTACGGGTATTTGATCCTCAAAAGGCTCTGGATCCTTTTGACGAACATTTTGACTGGCGCGCCGTCAAAGAATCACCGGAACTGGATGACGTTGATGATTTCCTGGAGGATGCCAAGGAAGATCCGGCCTGGAGACAAAACCAGTGA
- a CDS encoding 1-acyl-sn-glycerol-3-phosphate acyltransferase: MKQILYPLRAILRLFGLFGLTLFYLIWVLIKNIFSGNVEEGMRFRKEVWAKHMMRIGGIQLKRVGTPPEHGHLVVVNHRSSIDPLINLADALLFPVAKVEFGRWPIIGQGAWATGIVFVDRSSTASRARTRIAIAEALRKGFNVLIYPEGKTSNRYPTQLFKKGSFEVAAENHFPVQPVAMEYEDRNDNWDHSCNFILHFIRHFGKPVSIVELRYGPVIRSGNYRTLLEKSQSWIDGQIDVMRSAWDGPNWKGRQTSIIRPATSTPLK; the protein is encoded by the coding sequence ATGAAACAAATTTTGTATCCTCTCCGTGCTATCCTCCGCCTGTTTGGTTTGTTTGGACTTACCTTATTCTATCTGATCTGGGTTCTGATTAAAAATATATTTTCAGGTAATGTAGAAGAAGGTATGCGTTTTCGCAAAGAGGTGTGGGCTAAGCATATGATGAGAATCGGCGGCATCCAGTTGAAACGCGTAGGAACGCCACCTGAGCATGGCCACCTGGTGGTTGTGAATCACCGCTCTTCGATCGACCCATTGATCAATCTCGCGGATGCCTTACTCTTTCCGGTAGCGAAAGTCGAGTTCGGACGATGGCCCATCATCGGACAAGGTGCCTGGGCAACAGGAATTGTTTTTGTTGACCGCTCAAGCACCGCAAGCCGGGCCAGGACGAGAATCGCTATCGCGGAGGCGTTGCGCAAAGGTTTCAATGTGCTGATCTATCCGGAAGGCAAAACCAGTAACCGATATCCTACTCAACTCTTCAAAAAAGGTTCTTTTGAAGTGGCTGCAGAAAATCATTTTCCTGTCCAACCAGTAGCCATGGAATATGAAGACCGCAACGATAACTGGGATCACAGCTGCAATTTCATCCTGCATTTCATTCGGCATTTTGGCAAACCCGTCAGTATCGTAGAACTTAGGTATGGTCCGGTAATCCGGTCGGGCAACTACCGCACGCTCCTGGAAAAATCACAATCCTGGATCGATGGACAAATTGATGTCATGCGATCGGCCTGGGATGGACCAAACTGGAAGGGCAGGCAAACCTCAATCATCCGTCCGGCTACCTCAACACCTTTAAAATGA
- a CDS encoding 1-acyl-sn-glycerol-3-phosphate acyltransferase, translating into MVECNHRSMMDPVVILAHYTCIPVAKAEIARYPVLGRAAEATGIIFLHRTDPNSRRQTREAIGKWFQRGYSILIFPEGTTGGEQLTRPFRKGSFEVALEQDIPVLPLLIEYLDHDVAWESGSMHRHFVTTFGKPSIRVNLKIGQQILVKDAMQGMDQVKSWMDGHLERTETPG; encoded by the coding sequence ATGGTTGAATGCAATCACCGGTCGATGATGGATCCGGTTGTCATTCTGGCGCACTATACCTGCATCCCGGTAGCGAAAGCTGAAATTGCCCGATATCCTGTCCTGGGCAGAGCTGCAGAAGCCACCGGAATTATCTTCCTGCATCGTACCGATCCGAATAGCCGCCGGCAAACCCGGGAAGCCATTGGAAAATGGTTTCAGAGGGGATATTCTATCCTGATTTTTCCTGAAGGAACTACCGGTGGCGAGCAGTTAACCAGGCCATTTCGCAAAGGATCATTTGAAGTGGCCCTTGAGCAGGACATACCGGTCCTTCCTTTGTTGATAGAGTATCTCGATCACGATGTCGCCTGGGAAAGTGGGTCCATGCACCGTCATTTTGTAACCACCTTTGGTAAACCCAGCATCCGGGTAAACCTGAAAATTGGGCAACAAATCCTGGTAAAGGATGCGATGCAGGGAATGGATCAAGTCAAGTCCTGGATGGATGGTCATTTGGAGCGGACGGAAACTCCCGGTTGA
- a CDS encoding MOSC domain-containing protein gives MNMQELLASYPHHGSVKWIGIRPGFREAVQELEAAEITATQGLEGDHYHGRSKKRQVTLLQWEHLPAIAGLMQTDRIDPSLLRRNLVVAGINVQSLMYSRFRIGEVILEGTGPCHPCSRMEENLGPGGYQAMRGHGGITCKVIRPGMIHRGDEVVWLENPHPPSKNSD, from the coding sequence ATGAACATGCAGGAATTACTGGCCTCATATCCACATCATGGAAGTGTCAAATGGATCGGAATCCGACCCGGATTCCGGGAGGCGGTGCAGGAATTGGAAGCAGCAGAGATTACTGCTACACAGGGCCTGGAGGGGGATCATTATCATGGCCGCAGTAAAAAGCGCCAGGTAACGCTACTCCAATGGGAGCATTTGCCGGCGATAGCCGGATTGATGCAGACAGACCGGATCGATCCTTCTTTGCTCAGGCGAAATCTGGTGGTGGCAGGAATCAATGTCCAGAGCCTGATGTACAGCCGCTTTCGAATTGGTGAAGTGATCCTGGAAGGCACCGGCCCATGCCATCCCTGCTCCCGCATGGAAGAGAACCTTGGTCCGGGCGGTTATCAGGCCATGCGTGGTCATGGAGGAATAACCTGTAAGGTGATCCGTCCGGGAATGATCCACCGGGGCGATGAAGTTGTTTGGTTGGAAAATCCGCATCCGCCATCCAAAAATTCCGACTGA
- a CDS encoding VOC family protein — MHTSSYEIRVNHLDEAEKFYRFILQVKGKRQKGKRYFFKLPDLEIYLSERKERATAKINPEITIAVNHLEYYYARYRALDPRLVLRGMYETPGQFTTLDPFGNRLVWVQL; from the coding sequence ATGCATACTTCATCGTATGAAATCCGGGTTAATCACCTGGACGAAGCAGAAAAGTTCTATCGTTTCATCCTGCAGGTTAAAGGAAAAAGACAGAAAGGTAAACGGTACTTTTTTAAACTCCCGGATCTTGAGATTTACCTCTCTGAAAGGAAAGAAAGGGCCACTGCGAAGATCAACCCGGAAATCACCATAGCCGTAAATCATCTGGAGTATTATTATGCGCGATACCGGGCACTCGATCCACGCCTGGTTCTTCGAGGCATGTATGAGACACCGGGGCAATTTACCACGCTGGACCCGTTTGGTAACCGGTTGGTTTGGGTTCAATTGTAA
- a CDS encoding ABC transporter permease: MTKRYFLSAIRNLWRRKGIALLNVFGLTLGITVFLLITQYVRFETSYDQYYPDKDRIYRIGLEQYQNGELVQASAENYPALGPALLKDFPEVESYARMYNLGAKNNIVVTYEDGLNKIAFKQKRFLYASETFLDLFGYQMVTGDAHSALLEPFKAVLSESTAKKYFGTSNPVGKYLRMQDDDFNNELYEVTGVVRDVPANSHLKFDILVSYSTLFSRYQGSARARVRFDESWQRKDMYTYIKLRNGADAQAMTSKLPDLVARSIPDLQAQNREEQMVVQPVTAIHLTSSLNNEPELNGNGRTVSFLGLIALFVLIIAYINYINISTARSVERANEVGVRKVLGANQRQLWTQFLTESFLVNAFALCIAVGVYALFFKSFSRMVTNLADEQFGGFALWYQGYFVWLLLGLLLGGTLLSGLYPAFVLSQFKPIRILGKSMESGRRGNLLRKGLVLFQFAVCIALIVGTMIVYGQMKFMLNQDLGFNGSQIVVVEQPGVSANFETRMQKIKNFKTEIARNTGVSDVMSTLVIPGRKMRWKVNVRRYQDEPEMAHAFNYNLIDAHFIDGFNMQMLAGRNFSEDIATDADTACIITQLASQLLGYQDPDDAIGQTITSDDLGTSRIIVGVVNDYHQESLRSEVQPTLFLLDDYAEYYLMRIQAGNLQQTIGYIETEWTKRFPGSPFQYFFLDDYFNAQYQNELRFQKLSFIFAFLAILVACLGLFGLSAFMAQQRVKEISVRKVLGAGVGQLILMLTADFAKIILVANILAWPVIGWLMYQWLQGFSLRIPLHFWYFLVAGFIVMLLGALTVFFHAWRAANSNPAEILAGE; the protein is encoded by the coding sequence ATGACTAAACGGTATTTCCTCTCAGCCATACGTAACCTATGGCGAAGAAAAGGTATTGCCCTGCTCAATGTGTTTGGACTGACCCTGGGTATTACGGTATTTCTCCTGATAACCCAGTATGTTCGGTTTGAGACCAGTTACGACCAATATTATCCGGATAAGGACAGGATTTATCGTATTGGTTTGGAACAGTACCAAAACGGAGAATTAGTCCAGGCGAGTGCAGAAAATTATCCTGCCCTGGGTCCGGCTTTACTGAAAGACTTTCCAGAAGTGGAATCGTATGCCCGTATGTATAACCTGGGCGCCAAGAATAACATTGTTGTCACTTACGAAGACGGTCTTAACAAAATTGCCTTCAAACAGAAACGCTTCTTGTATGCCAGTGAGACATTTTTGGATCTCTTCGGCTATCAAATGGTAACCGGAGATGCACACTCTGCTCTCCTGGAGCCTTTTAAGGCCGTCCTCTCGGAAAGTACCGCAAAAAAATACTTCGGGACCAGCAACCCGGTAGGTAAATACCTGCGCATGCAGGATGATGATTTCAATAATGAGCTGTACGAAGTGACCGGTGTAGTCAGGGATGTTCCGGCTAATTCCCATCTGAAATTTGATATCCTGGTTTCTTACAGCACTTTGTTCAGCCGCTACCAGGGATCAGCAAGAGCAAGAGTCCGGTTCGATGAAAGCTGGCAGCGCAAAGACATGTACACCTATATAAAGCTTCGGAATGGTGCAGATGCGCAAGCAATGACCTCGAAGTTGCCGGATTTGGTTGCCAGGTCAATTCCTGACCTTCAGGCCCAGAACCGGGAAGAGCAAATGGTGGTGCAGCCGGTAACAGCCATCCATTTGACGTCTTCGCTTAATAATGAACCTGAGCTTAACGGTAATGGGAGGACCGTATCTTTTCTTGGGTTGATTGCTCTGTTTGTCCTGATCATCGCTTACATCAACTACATTAATATTTCAACCGCAAGATCCGTAGAAAGAGCGAATGAGGTAGGGGTCCGCAAAGTATTGGGTGCAAACCAACGGCAGTTGTGGACCCAATTTTTGACCGAATCATTCCTGGTTAACGCCTTTGCTCTTTGTATAGCTGTAGGCGTATATGCATTGTTTTTCAAATCGTTCAGCAGGATGGTAACGAATCTTGCGGATGAACAGTTTGGAGGATTTGCACTATGGTACCAGGGATATTTTGTATGGCTGCTATTGGGATTGTTATTGGGTGGCACCTTGTTATCCGGGCTGTATCCTGCATTTGTGCTTTCTCAGTTTAAGCCCATACGCATACTGGGAAAATCAATGGAGTCCGGCCGGCGTGGTAACCTGTTGCGTAAGGGGCTGGTACTCTTTCAGTTTGCTGTTTGTATTGCGCTGATCGTCGGTACGATGATCGTATACGGGCAGATGAAATTCATGCTCAACCAGGATCTTGGATTCAATGGAAGTCAGATAGTCGTCGTAGAACAGCCGGGCGTGTCTGCTAACTTTGAGACCAGGATGCAGAAAATTAAGAATTTCAAGACGGAGATAGCCCGCAATACAGGGGTCTCCGACGTGATGAGCACCCTGGTTATTCCCGGCAGAAAGATGCGGTGGAAAGTCAATGTACGCCGTTATCAGGATGAACCGGAAATGGCCCATGCCTTCAATTACAACTTAATAGATGCACATTTCATCGATGGCTTTAATATGCAAATGCTGGCTGGACGTAATTTCTCAGAGGACATTGCCACGGATGCCGATACCGCCTGCATCATAACCCAACTGGCCAGTCAATTACTGGGCTACCAGGATCCGGATGATGCCATTGGTCAAACCATCACTTCAGATGACCTGGGCACAAGCAGGATCATCGTCGGCGTGGTGAATGATTATCATCAGGAGTCATTGCGTAGCGAGGTGCAACCCACCTTGTTCTTACTGGATGATTACGCCGAATATTATCTGATGCGGATTCAGGCAGGCAACCTGCAGCAAACCATAGGGTATATAGAGACGGAGTGGACCAAACGATTCCCCGGAAGTCCCTTCCAGTATTTTTTTCTGGATGATTATTTCAATGCGCAATACCAAAATGAACTGAGGTTCCAGAAGTTGTCTTTCATTTTTGCATTTTTGGCTATCCTGGTAGCGTGCCTGGGGTTGTTTGGGTTGTCTGCATTTATGGCTCAGCAACGTGTGAAAGAAATCAGTGTCCGGAAAGTGTTGGGTGCTGGTGTCGGGCAACTGATCCTTATGCTAACAGCGGATTTTGCCAAAATTATTCTCGTAGCAAATATTCTGGCCTGGCCGGTCATCGGATGGCTCATGTACCAGTGGTTGCAGGGATTTTCACTGCGGATACCACTGCATTTCTGGTATTTTCTGGTTGCAGGATTTATCGTGATGCTTCTCGGAGCCCTGACCGTGTTCTTTCATGCCTGGCGGGCGGCAAATTCCAATCCCGCAGAAATATTGGCGGGCGAATAG